The Aulosira sp. FACHB-615 genomic interval ATTCGAGAGTTGCTGAAATTAATTTGGGAAATGCCAGAAGCCTTAGAACGGGAAATCAAATTTATCCCTAGCCCAAACCCAATCAAAGTTTTAGGGGATCAAGACAAGCTCAAACAAGTATTTATTAATATTGTGCGTAATGCTTGTGAGGCAGTGTCTCCTGGAGATGTGATTATTTGGGAAGTCAAAAATTCATCTTTAGATCAAGTTAGCATTAATGTTTGTAATGGTGGCGAGCCAATACCAGCCGAAATTCTTGCACAACTAACGCAGCCGTTCTTTTCTACTAAATCTAACGGAACTGGTTTGGGATTAGCCATTTCTAAACGCATTGTTCATGCTCATGGTGGAGAATTATCTATTCATTCTGATGCGGTATCTGGTACTACTGTTACAGTGCAATTACCTGTAGCAACGGTACGGAAAATGGGGGGAAATTAAGTCAAAAGTTAAAAGTTAAAAGTCAAAAATTCTCTGATTTTTGACTTCCTCGTAGGGGTGTAGGTGTTCAAAATTCTGATACCCCATCTCAACAACTCAATTTGTGTCAGTCCTCAGAGTCATTTCATACTTTGGTGATGTGGTTTATGATTACGCAAGGGTGGGGAAGTCAATAACCCCTACACCTGAAAATCTTACGTAAGTCTTATTTTTAAGTATCTAGTTTGAGGTGAGGACAATTGGTGCAACAACCAGAACTGCGGCAAAATTCGCCGATGCGATCAATTGGGCGCGTGTTGAAGAGTTTAGGCAATTACCGTTGGATTTCTGTGGGAGCTTTGATTAGTGTCTTACTATTAACAGTTGCCAATGCTGTGACACCGCAATTATTTCGTTGGGGAATTGATCAAGGTATTGCACCGCGTAACTTACAAATAGTACTTTATAGTGCAGCTTGGATGGTAGTAGCTGCGATCGCACGGGGTTTGTTTAACTTTGGTCAAAGCTATTTAGCTGAAGCTGCATCTCAAGGTGTGGCTTATGATTTACGCAACAAGATTTTCAGCAAAATTCAAAATTTAAGTTTTAGCTATCATGATCAGTCGCAGACTTCTCAATTATTAACCCGTGTCACCAATGACATTGAGCAAATCCGCACTTTTGTGGGGACTAGCTTGATTCAAGTGATTGGGGGATTAGTGACATTGGTAAGTATTGCCGTGATTTTGCTAGTGATGAATTGGCAACTGGCTTTAATTACCTTGTCGGTAGTGCCGATATCTGCATGGTTAATGGCAAGGTTTGTGAATCGGAATAACCGACTGTTTGGGCAAATCCAACAGCAATTGGGTAATTTGAATGCGGTTTTGCAAGAGAATTTGTTAGGGATACGGGTAGTGAAAGCCTTTGTGCGTGAGTCGGCGGAAAAGTCGCGTTACACAACCTTAAATGATGCCCTCGTCAGCGCAAATATGCAGACGATTATGGCTATTCGTAATACATTCCCGTTTATCTTTTTACTGAGTAATTTGGTGACACTGGCAGTCTTTGGCTATGGAGGTATGCTGGTAATTGGTGATAGCTTTTCGATTGGGGAATTAGTAGCATTTAACTCATACTTAGTGTTAATTTTTCAACCCATATTATTAATTGGGTTTGCTGCCCCAGCGATCGCCCAAGCCGCAGCCTCGGCTACACGAGTGTTTGAAATAGTTGATGCGGCTGTGGAAATCCGCGATCGCCCGAATGCGATGTTATTTGATACTTGCGGTGGCCGCATTACCTTTGAAAACGTTTCCTTTCGCTATCCGGGAGCCACCACAGAAGCTCTAAAAAATGTATCTTTTGAAACTAAGCCCAAAGAACTGATTGCCGTTCTAGGAATGACAGGTTCTGGCAAAAGCACAATTATGAACTTGATTCCCCGCTTTTATGATGTGACTGGGGGAGCGATTCGCATTGATGGGCGGGATGTGCGAGATTTTACACTCCAAAGTTTGCGATCGCATATTGGCATAGTCTTTCAAGAAAGCACCTTATTCTCTGGAACCATCCACGATAATATTACCTACGCTAAACCAAATAGCAGTTTAGAACAAGTAATAGAAGTGGCGAAAACTGCCCAGATTCATGATTTTATTATCAGCTTGCCCGATGGCTACAACACAATTGTCGGCGAACGGGGTGTGGGTTTATCTGGTGGACAAAAACAACGGATTGCGATCGCCCGTACCTTACTCACCGATTACAGTATTCTGATTTTGGATGATAGTACCTCTGCGGTGGATGCTAAAACAGCCACCCAAATTCA includes:
- a CDS encoding ABC transporter ATP-binding protein, whose translation is MRSIGRVLKSLGNYRWISVGALISVLLLTVANAVTPQLFRWGIDQGIAPRNLQIVLYSAAWMVVAAIARGLFNFGQSYLAEAASQGVAYDLRNKIFSKIQNLSFSYHDQSQTSQLLTRVTNDIEQIRTFVGTSLIQVIGGLVTLVSIAVILLVMNWQLALITLSVVPISAWLMARFVNRNNRLFGQIQQQLGNLNAVLQENLLGIRVVKAFVRESAEKSRYTTLNDALVSANMQTIMAIRNTFPFIFLLSNLVTLAVFGYGGMLVIGDSFSIGELVAFNSYLVLIFQPILLIGFAAPAIAQAAASATRVFEIVDAAVEIRDRPNAMLFDTCGGRITFENVSFRYPGATTEALKNVSFETKPKELIAVLGMTGSGKSTIMNLIPRFYDVTGGAIRIDGRDVRDFTLQSLRSHIGIVFQESTLFSGTIHDNITYAKPNSSLEQVIEVAKTAQIHDFIISLPDGYNTIVGERGVGLSGGQKQRIAIARTLLTDYSILILDDSTSAVDAKTATQIQAELDNLMQQKACVTFVVAQRISTVKNADRILLIDQGQLVAQGTHEELMQTSPLYGAILESQIQHHQVKS